Proteins encoded together in one Prevotella scopos JCM 17725 window:
- a CDS encoding helix-turn-helix domain-containing protein translates to MKLIIIDRKAWERHHSDFADFVHRIEQLIGNPPEKDEWLDNEAVCKHLGISKRTLQSYRDTGKIPFSMIGHKCYYKESDITELLNANNE, encoded by the coding sequence ATGAAACTTATTATCATCGACCGCAAAGCGTGGGAGCGACACCACTCCGACTTTGCAGACTTTGTCCATCGTATCGAACAACTCATCGGCAATCCGCCCGAAAAGGACGAATGGCTTGACAACGAAGCCGTGTGCAAGCATTTGGGCATCAGCAAGCGTACCCTGCAATCATACAGAGATACGGGAAAAATCCCTTTTTCAATGATTGGACACAAGTGTTATTACAAGGAGAGCGACATCACGGAGTTACTGAATGCAAACAATGAATGA
- a CDS encoding site-specific integrase — MKENKLKVSFFVQAKRTDKKGLVPVIGRISVGRTHSGFSTKCKTPLTLWDSRKQRLIGKSSMAVSVNQKLGECTALIHARFHELCEREESFTATDVRDAYQGQIHRQALLLESFGEYLTQTKERVGIDRALKTFKLRTYQLSLLREYVQKKHRVSDVPLSQLDKAFIEGFEYYLTIDRKLKRSSISSTVSTLQTIVRMAVKKGVLDFYPFLGYSYERPKGEPRSITQEELEHIIDLEIKWENYRIVRDLFVFSCFSGLAISDVRNLREENIVLEEGELCIKGRRMKTKTPYRVQVLPPAWAIIERYRGKRADFVFDVPTTDIVLNGMHYIQQNIGMESPLTFHMARHTFASLITLSAGVPIETVSRMLGHTNLRTTQVYAAVSSERIHRDMQAIQQRIQDTFTLKL; from the coding sequence ATGAAAGAAAACAAACTCAAAGTATCGTTCTTCGTTCAGGCGAAACGAACCGACAAGAAAGGACTTGTGCCTGTCATCGGGCGAATCTCCGTTGGCAGAACCCATTCGGGCTTCTCCACCAAGTGCAAGACTCCGCTCACTCTTTGGGACAGCCGTAAGCAACGGCTCATCGGTAAGAGCAGCATGGCTGTGTCCGTCAATCAGAAACTCGGTGAATGCACCGCACTCATCCACGCACGCTTTCATGAACTCTGTGAAAGAGAAGAATCTTTTACCGCCACAGACGTGAGGGATGCCTATCAGGGGCAAATCCACCGTCAGGCCTTGCTCTTGGAGAGTTTTGGGGAGTATCTCACACAGACAAAGGAACGTGTCGGTATCGACCGAGCCTTAAAGACATTCAAACTCCGTACCTACCAACTCTCCCTGCTTCGTGAGTATGTGCAGAAGAAGCACAGGGTAAGCGACGTTCCCCTTTCACAGTTGGACAAAGCCTTTATCGAGGGCTTCGAGTATTATCTCACTATTGACCGCAAACTGAAACGCAGCAGCATATCGAGTACCGTGTCTACTTTGCAGACCATCGTCCGCATGGCGGTGAAGAAAGGTGTGCTGGACTTCTATCCGTTCTTGGGCTACAGTTACGAGCGACCAAAAGGCGAACCGAGAAGCATTACGCAGGAAGAACTTGAGCACATCATCGACTTGGAGATTAAATGGGAGAACTACCGCATTGTCCGTGATTTGTTCGTCTTCTCCTGCTTTTCAGGACTGGCTATCTCTGACGTGCGCAATCTCAGAGAGGAAAACATCGTCCTTGAAGAGGGTGAACTCTGCATCAAGGGCAGGCGAATGAAAACCAAGACCCCATATCGTGTACAAGTACTTCCTCCTGCTTGGGCGATAATAGAGCGGTACAGGGGAAAGCGTGCAGACTTTGTCTTTGACGTGCCGACCACCGACATTGTCCTCAATGGCATGCACTACATACAACAAAACATTGGCATGGAAAGCCCGCTAACCTTTCATATGGCTCGCCATACCTTTGCGTCGCTTATCACGCTCTCGGCAGGTGTACCTATCGAAACGGTGAGCCGTATGCTCGGACACACCAACCTGAGAACAACACAGGTATATGCAGCGGTTTCCTCCGAAAGAATCCATCGGGATATGCAAGCGATACAGCAGCGAATACAAGATACATTCACCTTAAAACTTTGA
- a CDS encoding helix-turn-helix domain-containing protein — MSENEIITQEDPQMQMFAQLMEGILKKLERYCATARPMLGGEVYLTGEEVCSQLRLSTRTLQEYRNAGILPFYKIGGKILYKQSDIQTMLERYYNPIPQTGKLRVKLRNQSRLKSNGQL, encoded by the coding sequence ATGTCGGAGAATGAAATCATTACGCAGGAAGACCCTCAGATGCAGATGTTTGCACAACTGATGGAGGGCATCTTAAAGAAACTGGAGCGTTATTGTGCTACCGCCCGTCCGATGCTGGGCGGAGAGGTTTACCTCACTGGTGAGGAGGTATGCAGCCAATTACGGCTCAGCACACGCACGCTCCAAGAGTACAGAAATGCAGGAATACTTCCTTTCTACAAAATCGGAGGGAAGATACTTTACAAACAGAGCGACATACAGACTATGCTTGAAAGGTATTATAATCCAATACCGCAAACAGGTAAGTTACGAGTTAAGTTAAGAAATCAGTCGCGACTTAAGTCAAATGGTCAGTTATGA
- a CDS encoding DUF1896 domain-containing protein, with product MKENNKQELSYFRLKLRSYMSEHHPEKLHDTEFITTRADMALTTYCDAVAQGFSHLEAESIASEVLYQGLHFSKYDTLVSVLENEFERELPAPLPEKLAPILLSNKAVQATFDKFGLTDTFASDEQYGRLYTELTGTIVLLTKSNHLPIIGQTEG from the coding sequence ATGAAAGAGAACAACAAACAGGAACTTTCCTACTTTCGGTTGAAATTAAGAAGTTATATGAGTGAGCATCACCCCGAAAAATTGCACGACACGGAGTTTATCACCACACGAGCAGACATGGCTCTCACTACTTACTGCGATGCTGTGGCACAAGGTTTTTCGCACCTCGAAGCGGAGAGCATAGCAAGTGAGGTATTGTATCAAGGTTTGCACTTTTCCAAGTACGACACGCTTGTTTCTGTCTTGGAGAACGAGTTTGAGAGGGAACTGCCTGCACCACTCCCTGAGAAGCTTGCACCCATATTGTTGTCGAACAAGGCTGTTCAAGCCACATTCGACAAGTTCGGTTTGACGGACACATTTGCTTCTGACGAGCAATACGGCCGTCTTTACACCGAACTCACAGGCACGATAGTGCTGCTTACCAAGAGCAATCATTTGCCAATAATCGGTCAGACGGAGGGGTAA
- a CDS encoding tetratricopeptide repeat protein yields MRKILYICIGLVLIIGCAKGQNKEDLKELRDSLDNVFFMGYVRNDTIMFKRALELSNYLLSADTSNIDKRQYYHYRSIIFFSLGRMDEAMANAEHAVLTLQENNPLRLIFLSEKYLREHNKDSATYYIEKTIAVCDSSLNDEYNEDMAINKIKAIYLRDGEKNAKIYLSKLLRAHPSPLLKSLDGDWNEWVRMNDEELKLMNIKILR; encoded by the coding sequence GGACAGAATAAAGAAGATCTCAAAGAACTTCGTGACAGTTTAGACAATGTGTTCTTTATGGGTTATGTGCGTAACGACACAATAATGTTTAAAAGAGCATTGGAACTTTCGAACTATTTACTTAGTGCTGATACTTCGAATATCGATAAGAGACAATATTATCATTATCGTTCCATAATCTTCTTTTCATTGGGGCGCATGGATGAGGCTATGGCTAATGCTGAGCATGCAGTTTTGACCCTTCAAGAAAACAATCCGTTACGGCTTATCTTTCTGTCTGAAAAATACTTAAGAGAACATAATAAAGACTCAGCTACTTATTACATTGAAAAGACAATTGCTGTTTGTGACAGTTCTTTGAATGATGAGTACAACGAGGATATGGCTATTAATAAGATTAAAGCAATTTATCTGCGTGATGGAGAGAAGAATGCAAAGATTTATTTGTCAAAACTATTAAGGGCACATCCAAGCCCATTGCTAAAATCATTAGACGGAGACTGGAATGAATGGGTTCGCATGAATGATGAAGAATTAAAACTGATGAATATTAAGATCTTGAGATAG
- a CDS encoding site-specific integrase: MARSTFKTLFYINRSKEKKNGSCPIMGRITIDGEQVQYSTGKEIAPELWDSRKGRCKGTGEEIKEINRYLQTKEEQAKAKYQELVWQRGYITAELLKRELMEEDKPKGFLMEEARLFIEEKRPCVGITVAKPTFANYIYATQLIEAYLRERLGLEDIRYSSLDYGFIEGMDFYLKSERNLSLATIQVAVIFLRKLIGIGQQKKYIRIDPFADYKAELPHRTRRYLTTEELQRVLQTPIIDRQFERARQLFLFCAFTGLARVDMQRLKPKHIIYNADGTEEIRIKRQKTDVEAIIPLLPIAKQILSLYIKDKKADDLIFPNLTIRKASFACVNIGQICQIDKGLTFHMARHTFSTTICLSNGISMETLSKMLGHSNIGTTQIYGKITDHKIQEDMTALTDREHSVFEGYCESIARQNVPLQQA; encoded by the coding sequence ATGGCACGAAGTACATTCAAGACACTCTTTTATATTAATCGCTCCAAAGAGAAAAAGAACGGCAGCTGCCCGATTATGGGACGCATCACCATAGACGGTGAGCAGGTGCAATACAGCACGGGCAAGGAAATCGCTCCCGAACTTTGGGACAGTCGTAAGGGACGATGCAAGGGAACAGGCGAAGAGATAAAGGAAATTAACCGCTATTTGCAAACCAAAGAGGAACAAGCCAAAGCGAAGTATCAAGAATTAGTCTGGCAACGTGGCTATATTACTGCTGAGTTGCTGAAGCGTGAACTCATGGAAGAAGACAAGCCCAAAGGTTTTCTTATGGAGGAAGCGCGACTTTTCATAGAGGAAAAGCGTCCTTGCGTAGGAATAACGGTAGCCAAGCCGACCTTTGCCAACTACATCTATGCCACACAACTCATTGAGGCTTATTTGCGTGAACGCTTGGGGCTGGAGGATATTCGCTACTCATCGCTTGACTATGGTTTTATCGAAGGGATGGACTTCTACCTTAAATCAGAGCGCAACCTTTCTCTTGCCACTATTCAGGTAGCGGTCATCTTCCTTAGAAAACTCATCGGCATCGGTCAGCAGAAGAAGTATATCCGCATCGATCCGTTTGCAGACTACAAAGCAGAACTTCCACACCGCACAAGGCGTTATCTCACTACAGAGGAGCTGCAACGAGTATTACAAACGCCCATCATTGACAGGCAATTTGAGCGAGCAAGGCAACTATTCCTTTTCTGTGCCTTCACCGGTTTGGCTCGTGTGGACATGCAACGGCTCAAACCGAAGCATATCATCTATAATGCAGACGGCACAGAGGAAATCCGCATCAAAAGGCAGAAAACAGACGTGGAAGCCATCATTCCACTCCTGCCCATTGCCAAGCAAATCCTTTCGCTTTATATCAAGGATAAGAAAGCGGACGACTTGATATTCCCCAATCTCACAATAAGGAAAGCATCCTTTGCATGTGTGAACATCGGGCAGATATGCCAGATAGATAAGGGCTTGACCTTTCACATGGCTCGCCACACATTCTCAACCACGATATGCCTATCCAACGGCATATCAATGGAAACGCTCAGCAAAATGCTCGGACACAGCAATATCGGCACGACACAAATCTACGGAAAGATAACCGACCACAAGATACAGGAGGATATGACTGCACTCACTGACAGGGAGCATTCTGTATTTGAGGGTTATTGTGAGTCGATAGCACGGCAGAACGTTCCATTGCAACAAGCATAA